A DNA window from Variovorax sp. J2L1-78 contains the following coding sequences:
- a CDS encoding AMP-dependent synthetase/ligase: protein MNIENTWREDGSATTFPLRLEQLARIRGAEVALREKRLGIWQTMTWMAFAAQVRALTCGLAQAGVTHGDHVVLIGGNRPRLQAAFAAVQALRAIPVPLYQDAPGSEYVYLLNSAGVKFAIVEEQEQVDKLIEIRPACPTLGTIWYDDPRGLRSYTHADLQSIDHLVAAGQAFDIASPTFYAATVSLVQADDVAAMFFTSGTTSLAKGVVHTHRSLISSASSGAAFDRISSNEEVLAFLPPAWLGQNIFSYAMWLVCGYMVNFPESQETVAIDLKEIGPTYYFAPPRTFEDMLTSVTVRMADAGVLKRRAFDAFLGLARRVGPAILARDTVSLFDRLAYGLGDLLLFRQLRSQLGLSRLRLAYTAGEAIGPDLFTFFRSIGINLKQLYGTTETAVFVCMQPDGRVRPETVGVPAPGVQVRISEDGELQVRTPGALKEYYKNPAATSEVLDADGWYHTGDAALLTPDGQIRIVDRLKDVGSLEGGPHDGSTFAPKYVENKLKFSPYIKEVVAFGHGRDRVCAFINIDFESVGNWAERKNLSYAGYQDLAQKAAVADLIRTCVETANAELAQDSLVAGNQVARFLILHKQLDPDDEELTRTRKVRRGFIAERYRVLVDALFEGRTSQHVETEIGFEDGRKGVVAATVAVHDAKTFPALKCAA from the coding sequence TTGAATATCGAGAACACATGGCGAGAGGACGGGTCGGCGACGACCTTCCCCTTGCGTCTTGAACAGCTTGCCAGGATCCGTGGGGCCGAAGTCGCACTTCGGGAGAAGCGATTGGGCATCTGGCAAACAATGACCTGGATGGCGTTCGCAGCGCAGGTGCGCGCCTTGACCTGTGGACTCGCGCAGGCGGGCGTGACCCACGGGGACCACGTCGTCCTGATCGGCGGCAACCGGCCTCGGTTGCAAGCCGCGTTCGCCGCCGTACAAGCCTTGAGGGCCATCCCCGTTCCACTCTACCAAGACGCACCCGGCTCTGAGTACGTCTATCTGCTCAACAGCGCGGGCGTGAAGTTCGCGATTGTGGAAGAGCAGGAGCAAGTCGACAAGCTGATTGAAATACGGCCGGCCTGTCCGACCCTGGGCACCATCTGGTACGACGATCCTCGCGGTCTGCGCAGCTATACCCACGCCGATCTTCAGTCGATAGATCACCTGGTCGCCGCGGGCCAGGCATTTGATATCGCAAGCCCCACTTTCTATGCGGCGACTGTTTCGCTCGTGCAGGCCGACGATGTTGCCGCCATGTTCTTCACGTCGGGCACTACGAGCCTGGCGAAGGGTGTTGTGCATACGCATCGATCACTCATCAGCAGCGCGAGCTCAGGGGCGGCTTTCGACCGGATATCCAGCAACGAGGAAGTACTCGCCTTCTTGCCACCGGCTTGGCTCGGTCAGAACATCTTCTCGTATGCGATGTGGCTGGTCTGTGGCTACATGGTGAACTTCCCCGAATCTCAGGAGACGGTCGCCATCGACCTAAAGGAGATCGGCCCGACCTACTATTTCGCCCCACCAAGAACGTTCGAGGACATGCTCACGTCCGTCACGGTTCGAATGGCCGACGCCGGCGTACTGAAGCGGCGCGCGTTCGACGCATTCCTCGGCCTCGCACGCAGGGTCGGTCCAGCCATCCTGGCCCGCGATACCGTCAGCCTGTTCGATCGCCTTGCATACGGGCTGGGCGACCTGCTGCTGTTCCGCCAACTTCGCTCTCAACTGGGGCTCAGCAGACTGAGGCTTGCCTATACCGCTGGCGAAGCGATAGGGCCGGATCTCTTCACGTTCTTTCGGTCCATCGGGATCAACCTCAAACAGTTGTATGGCACCACGGAAACCGCGGTCTTCGTATGCATGCAGCCGGACGGACGTGTGCGGCCAGAGACGGTCGGGGTGCCCGCTCCTGGCGTCCAGGTTCGAATCTCTGAAGACGGCGAGTTGCAGGTGCGGACACCGGGCGCATTGAAGGAGTACTACAAGAACCCCGCGGCAACAAGCGAAGTGCTCGACGCTGACGGGTGGTACCACACCGGAGATGCCGCGCTACTGACGCCGGATGGCCAGATTCGAATCGTCGATCGCCTCAAGGACGTCGGCTCGTTGGAGGGTGGGCCGCACGATGGTTCGACGTTCGCGCCCAAGTACGTCGAGAACAAGCTGAAATTCTCGCCTTACATCAAGGAGGTCGTCGCCTTCGGCCACGGCCGAGACCGCGTGTGTGCGTTTATCAACATCGACTTCGAATCCGTGGGCAACTGGGCCGAGAGGAAAAACCTCTCTTACGCCGGATACCAGGACCTGGCGCAGAAAGCAGCGGTGGCCGATCTGATCCGGACGTGCGTCGAGACCGCCAACGCCGAGCTGGCGCAGGACAGCCTCGTCGCAGGCAACCAGGTCGCGCGGTTCCTGATCCTGCACAAGCAGCTGGACCCCGACGACGAAGAACTCACGCGTACCCGCAAGGTTCGCCGAGGCTTCATCGCAGAGCGCTATCGCGTGCTCGTCGAC